From a region of the Leishmania major strain Friedlin complete genome, chromosome 4 genome:
- a CDS encoding nascent polypeptide associated complex subunit-like protein, copy 2 — MLSVLHYRRLLLLSFPLHPFSPLSHPSHERAWCMCRSVCRRFIAGLHRITFLFQRSITHTPPPPPPPPHSITMSVEEVQNAAAMADEEIPTLEAAEVPQNAKQSKRYAKAMAKMGLKPEPNITKVTIRKVGSLSFAMVQPEVYRFPGTNTFVIFGEAQLEDTSALAQEAAARAAVSGAASASSDAAASVPAAEEDDDEEVGAGDLDEKEINVVMSQANVSRSKAIKALKNNNGDIVNTIMELTM; from the coding sequence ATGCTGAGCGTCCTTCActaccgccgcctcctcctgctctcATTCCCGCTTCatcctttctctcctctgtCGCATCCCTCTCATGAACGCGCCTGGTGCATGTGTCGGTCGGTGTGTCGACGTTTTATTGCAGGCTTGCATCGAATCACATTCCTTTtccagcgcagcatcacgcacacaccaccaccaccaccaccaccaccacactcTATCACCATGTCCGTTGAGGAGGTGCAGAACGCCGCGGCGATGGCCGACGAGGAGATCCCGACGCTCGAGGCGGCTGAGGTGCCACAGAACGCGAAGCAGTCGAAGCGCTACGCCAAGGCCATGGCCAAGATGGGCCTCAAGCCGGAGCCCAACATCACGAAGGTCACCATTCGCAAGGTTGGCTCCCTGTCCTTCGCCATGGTGCAGCCAGAGGTGTACCGCTTCCCTGGCACCAACACCTTCGTCATCTTcggcgaggcgcagctggaggacacaagcgcgctggcgcaggaggcggctgcccgcgctgccgtctctGGTGCCGCGTCGGCTTCctccgacgccgctgcatctgtgccggcggcggaggaagatgacgacgaggaggtgggcgCCGGCGACCTGGACGAGAAGGAGATCAACGTGGTGATGAGTCAGGCGAACGTGTCTCGCAGCAAGGCCATCAAGGCCCTcaagaacaacaacggcGACATCGTCAACACCATCATGGAGCTGACCATGTAG